From Paenibacillus sp. GP183, one genomic window encodes:
- a CDS encoding MFS transporter, translated as MILFTLLVMNALYGFGMFSTRPIIPIYAESIGIPFALIGLLVSSYSFLSMLMAVRAGRWVDRVGSKRMVFLGGSGLLLAFLLPLFSFRLPLLFLSQLIFGFSQLLVILSIQKTVGNLPGNRDKLITAHSLSAAFGDMLGPLVSGFTFAHYGFGFSFGLAAATTLAALILGCLLKSHHWRVGASNMQEAYPYSGSTWTLLKHVNLRKSLIISGVGLYSKELIVAYFPLYGMKIGMSVSEIGIILSISAMMTIAVRFIQYQIVQKFGRTQVMTAALFFSAVAFLLIAWTQIPVILAIIIALMGAGLGIVQPLSIVYALNYTSADRHGEVLGIRLSINRILQFAAPIIFGGAGGYFGLQFIFVANGIIMMTGAYFTRIPPSVEHTLPAEDPLHLSSDEGTESQTVRRSV; from the coding sequence ATGATCCTCTTTACTTTGTTAGTTATGAACGCGTTGTACGGTTTCGGTATGTTCAGCACACGTCCGATCATTCCCATTTATGCTGAATCCATTGGCATTCCGTTTGCGCTCATCGGGCTGCTCGTGTCGTCTTACTCTTTTTTATCCATGCTGATGGCGGTTCGGGCTGGCCGATGGGTTGATCGTGTCGGTTCCAAAAGAATGGTGTTTCTAGGGGGAAGCGGGCTGCTGCTCGCTTTTCTTTTGCCGCTGTTTTCGTTCCGATTGCCCCTATTATTTTTGTCTCAATTGATCTTTGGTTTTTCGCAGCTTCTTGTCATTCTTTCGATACAAAAAACAGTAGGGAATCTTCCGGGAAACCGGGATAAATTGATTACAGCCCACAGCCTGTCGGCTGCCTTTGGAGATATGCTCGGTCCGCTGGTGAGCGGCTTTACATTCGCTCATTACGGCTTTGGCTTTTCCTTTGGCCTTGCCGCCGCTACAACATTGGCTGCATTGATCTTAGGGTGCCTGCTTAAATCTCATCACTGGCGGGTGGGCGCTTCGAACATGCAGGAAGCTTATCCCTACTCGGGCTCTACGTGGACATTACTTAAACATGTGAATTTAAGAAAATCATTGATTATTAGCGGAGTGGGATTGTACTCGAAAGAATTAATCGTAGCGTATTTTCCGCTTTACGGGATGAAAATAGGCATGTCCGTAAGCGAAATCGGGATCATCCTGTCTATTTCCGCAATGATGACCATTGCTGTGAGGTTCATCCAATATCAAATCGTACAAAAATTCGGCAGAACTCAAGTGATGACTGCTGCTTTGTTTTTTAGTGCCGTGGCATTTTTGCTCATCGCATGGACCCAAATACCGGTCATTTTGGCGATAATTATCGCTTTAATGGGCGCCGGTCTCGGAATTGTCCAACCGTTAAGTATCGTGTATGCGCTCAATTACACATCGGCGGATCGCCACGGCGAAGTGCTTGGCATCCGGCTTTCCATCAATCGGATTCTTCAGTTTGCGGCACCCATCATTTTTGGTGGAGCTGGCGGATATTTTGGATTGCAGTTCATTTTTGTCGCCAATGGCATCATTATGATGACAGGAGCTTACTTCACGCGAATTCCCCCCTCGGTTGAACACACATTACCGGCGGAAGATCCGCTCCACCTAAGCTCCGATGAGGGGACCGAGAGTCAAACGGTGAGGCGCAGTGTTTGA
- a CDS encoding amidase: MSLMQKSIKELAPLIRKKEISPVELVEQCLQRIEETEPSINAYITVLADKAMADAVAAEQEIMNGEYRGLLHGIPYSAKDLFTTKGIKTTGGSKILAEYVPDYDSTAVKRLSEAGAILVGKNNLHEFAFGGTNENEHYGPTRNPWNLEMIPGGSSGGSGASVAAASSIFSLGTDTGGSIRGPAALCGIVGIKATYGRVSRHGVLPLSSSLDHAGPMTKTTWDAAAVLSVIAGYDAKDASSSPKEVPNYLAALEDGDRLPLKGKKVGICKEYYFENLDPEIEKSVWQAISLLEELGAKVIEVNIPSLAEAASLQGLISNVEAYAYHSAYLKDRYGEYGANVRERLEKGQFIPAWAYVEAQRLRQHYKKEWADVYQTIDLLAAPTTALPAYPIGVETILHGGKEINPRELGIAGRTSPSNFNGYPSISVPCGFTASGLPIGLQIQGRAFDEVQVFQAAYAYEQASSMVGANRLVV; encoded by the coding sequence ATGAGTCTCATGCAAAAATCGATTAAAGAATTGGCGCCATTAATTCGAAAGAAGGAAATCTCGCCAGTTGAATTGGTGGAGCAATGTTTGCAGCGAATTGAGGAAACCGAGCCGTCTATTAACGCATACATCACCGTGCTTGCCGACAAGGCGATGGCGGACGCTGTGGCAGCGGAACAAGAGATCATGAATGGCGAATACAGAGGACTGCTCCATGGAATTCCTTATTCGGCGAAAGATCTTTTTACGACAAAAGGGATCAAGACGACGGGCGGGTCGAAAATTTTAGCGGAGTACGTTCCGGATTACGATTCGACTGCCGTTAAGCGTTTGAGCGAAGCGGGCGCAATCCTTGTAGGTAAAAATAACTTGCATGAGTTTGCTTTCGGAGGCACTAACGAAAACGAACATTACGGCCCGACAAGAAATCCTTGGAACTTGGAAATGATTCCCGGCGGTTCAAGCGGCGGATCCGGGGCTTCGGTGGCCGCGGCAAGTTCAATATTTTCCCTAGGCACCGACACCGGCGGATCCATTCGTGGACCGGCTGCATTGTGCGGTATTGTCGGCATAAAAGCTACTTATGGAAGGGTCAGCAGGCACGGTGTGCTTCCTTTAAGCTCATCGCTTGATCATGCCGGTCCGATGACGAAAACGACCTGGGATGCTGCGGCTGTGCTTTCCGTAATAGCGGGATATGACGCGAAAGATGCGTCCTCCTCCCCGAAAGAAGTGCCTAATTATTTGGCAGCTTTGGAAGATGGAGACCGTCTTCCGTTAAAAGGCAAAAAAGTGGGGATTTGCAAGGAATACTATTTTGAAAATTTAGATCCTGAAATTGAGAAGTCTGTTTGGCAAGCCATCAGCCTGCTTGAGGAGCTCGGCGCAAAAGTCATTGAGGTCAACATTCCTTCCTTAGCGGAGGCAGCAAGTTTACAAGGGCTGATTTCAAATGTGGAAGCTTATGCGTATCATTCGGCGTACTTGAAAGATCGTTATGGCGAATACGGCGCGAACGTTCGTGAACGGCTGGAAAAGGGGCAATTTATTCCTGCCTGGGCTTATGTCGAAGCTCAGCGCTTGCGGCAGCATTACAAGAAAGAGTGGGCCGATGTTTATCAAACAATCGACCTTCTGGCAGCACCGACTACGGCGCTACCTGCTTACCCGATAGGCGTGGAAACCATTTTACATGGGGGAAAGGAAATAAATCCGCGTGAACTCGGCATAGCGGGCAGAACCTCTCCAAGCAATTTCAATGGGTATCCGTCCATTTCCGTACCCTGCGGGTTTACTGCGTCCGGATTGCCGATCGGCTTGCAAATTCAAGGCAGAGCCTTCGATGAGGTACAGGTATTTCAAGCGGCTTACGCCTACGAGCAAGCTAGTTCCATGGTGGGAGCAAATCGGTTAGTTGTATAA
- a CDS encoding DHA2 family efflux MFS transporter permease subunit: MREDLIQPAANKWAILTCVLLGTFTIFINNSMLNVSIPSFMKIFHLTAAEAQWIVTGFMIPMMVTMTATGYLSDVLGRKSVYLLGMLLFLTGSVLGVMAWNFHSIVAFRALQGVGAGLIMPLGISIIFQYFPVNERGLATGITGIAGMVAPAVGPTLGGFILQFSSWHMLFLVNIPTGLICIAATLYFFKGNRERQKAHFDYWGFLSVSVGIISLILGVNRLPYSWKEEGGITLFLLGIGAAGLLGFIWNELHTRVPLIDLRIFKNPVFAVSTVIASVTTASMFAGMLLIPLLLQEVLHDSALTTGLILFPQALMMGLAMTIGGRIVDRYGPQAILPIGLVIVALMSFALGLTAGRSGILMLVLLLSIRGLGIGCIHTPATTAGLNALPGELVSRAMSINNVVGQITASVAVVIFSMFFEARRSLYSIRMPIEEAGILAVQQLFLGLGGVILLVLPVAMLMLDRKNKVTLKSPEKIGQL, encoded by the coding sequence TTGCGTGAAGACCTAATCCAGCCGGCTGCCAATAAATGGGCTATATTAACTTGTGTATTATTAGGTACTTTTACAATCTTTATAAACAACAGCATGTTAAATGTATCGATCCCTTCATTTATGAAGATATTTCATTTAACCGCTGCTGAAGCGCAATGGATTGTGACTGGATTTATGATTCCAATGATGGTCACCATGACTGCTACAGGCTATTTATCGGATGTGCTGGGCCGAAAATCTGTTTATTTGTTAGGTATGCTTTTGTTTTTGACGGGATCGGTCTTAGGAGTCATGGCTTGGAATTTTCATTCAATCGTAGCCTTCCGCGCATTGCAGGGGGTAGGTGCCGGACTTATTATGCCATTAGGAATATCTATAATATTCCAATACTTTCCTGTGAATGAACGGGGACTGGCGACCGGAATTACAGGTATTGCCGGAATGGTTGCTCCAGCAGTAGGTCCGACCCTCGGCGGTTTTATTTTACAATTCAGCTCTTGGCACATGTTGTTTCTGGTGAATATTCCTACAGGGCTCATCTGCATTGCTGCAACCTTATATTTCTTTAAAGGGAATCGGGAACGGCAGAAAGCGCATTTTGACTATTGGGGATTTCTAAGTGTATCCGTTGGAATCATTAGCTTGATTCTGGGAGTAAACCGACTTCCGTATAGTTGGAAGGAGGAAGGAGGAATCACCCTCTTCCTTCTAGGAATTGGTGCGGCCGGATTGCTCGGCTTCATTTGGAATGAGCTTCATACCCGTGTTCCCCTTATCGATCTGCGTATTTTCAAAAATCCTGTTTTTGCTGTCAGCACGGTGATCGCCTCTGTCACGACGGCAAGTATGTTTGCCGGTATGCTGCTCATCCCTCTGCTGCTGCAGGAGGTCTTGCATGACAGTGCCCTGACAACAGGACTTATTCTTTTTCCCCAGGCTTTGATGATGGGGTTGGCGATGACAATAGGCGGACGAATCGTGGACCGTTACGGTCCTCAAGCCATACTGCCAATCGGTCTGGTTATTGTCGCATTGATGTCGTTCGCATTAGGGTTAACGGCAGGCAGAAGCGGCATTTTAATGTTGGTTTTGTTGCTTAGTATTCGCGGTTTGGGCATAGGTTGCATTCATACACCGGCCACAACCGCAGGCTTAAATGCTTTGCCGGGAGAACTAGTTTCGAGAGCGATGTCCATCAATAACGTCGTAGGACAAATTACCGCATCTGTGGCTGTCGTTATATTCTCGATGTTTTTCGAAGCAAGGAGAAGTCTCTATTCCATCCGCATGCCGATAGAAGAGGCGGGAATTTTGGCAGTTCAGCAGTTATTTCTAGGATTGGGAGGCGTTATTTTGTTAGTGCTGCCTGTTGCTATGTTGATGCTTGATAGGAAAAACAAAGTTACGCTGAAGTCCCCTGAAAAAATAGGTCAATTATGA
- a CDS encoding amidase, translating to MEMNGLMTIAETAGLIKNKQLSPVELFNYFMMRIEKYESKLNTFITVTAEAGKMLAKQAEEEIMAGNYKGALHGIPISLKDIIAYTESPMTNGSRIDPDYTPLFNATVTDKLLDAGAVIMGKAHLNEYAFRAPHPHYGWTRNPWDLERIPGGSSSGSGSAVQAALVLASIGTDTGGSIRNPASYCGVVGLKPTYGLVSRHGVSPLSWTLDHIGPLTRTCEDAAILLQVMAGYDQKDDSSHNGPDWDMQSFTKSESLKGKKIGVPTTYFYDNIAPEVEASVRQALKMMEEMGAKIIPVEIESIEELVDANRIILNSEAYAFHHRNLQEQPAGYGPKLRLAFELGQYIPAEAYVHSQRLRTRMRDQFNGIFEEVDVLVTPTTPTVAKLIQQFENDPAFIVQSMTSTANFLGLPALSIPCGFSSDGLPIGMQLMGRPFGEGEILSIGHCFEQHASLYKKLPNEEIWVA from the coding sequence ATGGAAATGAACGGTTTGATGACAATTGCCGAAACCGCCGGATTAATAAAGAACAAACAGCTGTCCCCCGTTGAATTATTCAATTATTTCATGATGCGAATCGAAAAATATGAATCTAAGCTGAACACGTTTATTACCGTCACGGCGGAAGCTGGGAAAATGCTAGCGAAGCAGGCCGAAGAAGAGATTATGGCAGGAAACTATAAAGGAGCGCTGCACGGTATCCCTATCTCATTAAAAGATATTATCGCTTACACAGAATCCCCGATGACGAACGGTTCCAGGATCGATCCGGACTACACGCCTCTATTCAACGCAACCGTAACGGATAAATTGCTGGATGCCGGCGCGGTCATTATGGGGAAAGCCCATTTGAATGAGTATGCTTTTAGAGCGCCTCATCCTCATTACGGCTGGACGAGAAATCCCTGGGATTTGGAACGCATACCCGGCGGATCCAGTTCAGGCTCGGGATCGGCGGTGCAGGCCGCTTTGGTTCTAGCCTCTATCGGCACCGATACCGGAGGCTCAATACGCAATCCCGCAAGCTATTGCGGCGTTGTCGGTTTGAAGCCTACATACGGTCTTGTGAGCCGTCACGGAGTAAGCCCGCTGTCATGGACATTGGACCATATCGGTCCGTTGACCCGTACCTGCGAGGATGCCGCCATCTTACTGCAAGTTATGGCCGGATATGATCAGAAGGATGACAGCTCCCATAACGGTCCGGATTGGGATATGCAGTCGTTCACTAAAAGCGAATCTTTAAAAGGTAAAAAAATAGGAGTTCCAACCACTTATTTCTACGATAACATTGCGCCGGAGGTTGAAGCTTCCGTACGGCAAGCATTGAAGATGATGGAAGAAATGGGTGCGAAAATTATACCTGTAGAAATTGAATCGATAGAGGAGCTGGTAGACGCAAACCGGATTATTTTAAACTCGGAGGCTTATGCGTTTCATCATCGGAATTTGCAGGAACAACCTGCGGGTTACGGTCCGAAGCTTCGCCTTGCGTTTGAATTGGGTCAATATATTCCGGCGGAGGCTTATGTCCACTCCCAGAGGCTTAGAACCAGGATGCGGGATCAGTTCAACGGCATTTTTGAAGAAGTGGATGTGCTGGTAACTCCCACTACGCCGACCGTTGCCAAATTGATTCAACAATTTGAAAATGATCCTGCATTTATCGTACAAAGCATGACTTCAACAGCGAATTTCTTAGGTCTGCCGGCGCTGTCGATACCTTGCGGATTTTCATCCGACGGCTTGCCGATCGGCATGCAGCTGATGGGCCGACCTTTTGGTGAAGGAGAAATTTTATCGATTGGCCATTGCTTTGAACAGCATGCCTCTTTGTATAAAAAGCTTCCGAATGAAGAGATATGGGTAGCTTAG
- a CDS encoding oligopeptide/dipeptide ABC transporter ATP-binding protein → MDTILEVNSVSKSFPIKGLWGRTKGVVSAVDQVSLILKEQGTLGIVGESGCGKSTLARLLLRLIEPDLGEVRFRGQNILGLRESEMQHVRKNMQMVFQNPYSSLNPKMTILDNVAFNLWVNGESKQEARKRAHYYLDAVGLPVSYAGRYPNSLSGGQRQRVAIARALVLEPDILIADEAVSALDKSVQAQVLNLFQDLKKEFSLSLLFISHDLNVVEYMSNDVMVMYLGTVVEKGPADRLYSKPYHPYTQALMNSAPSMEVGINTLNKHTPIKGELPSPLNPPSGCRFRTRCNFAEERCALAVPQTIEVGPDHHVACFLYETGNEARVVS, encoded by the coding sequence GTGGACACGATACTGGAAGTTAATTCAGTAAGCAAATCTTTTCCGATCAAGGGATTGTGGGGAAGAACAAAAGGAGTTGTTTCCGCCGTTGATCAAGTATCTCTTATTTTAAAAGAACAAGGAACCTTGGGTATTGTAGGTGAATCCGGATGCGGCAAATCTACATTGGCAAGACTGCTTCTGCGGTTGATTGAGCCCGATTTAGGAGAGGTTCGCTTCCGCGGACAAAATATTTTGGGCCTCAGGGAGTCGGAGATGCAGCATGTCAGGAAAAATATGCAAATGGTTTTCCAAAACCCTTATTCTTCCCTAAATCCGAAAATGACGATTCTGGATAACGTGGCGTTTAACCTGTGGGTAAACGGGGAGTCGAAACAGGAAGCAAGGAAGAGGGCTCATTACTATTTGGATGCTGTCGGCTTGCCCGTATCGTATGCCGGCAGATACCCGAACAGTCTAAGCGGAGGACAAAGGCAGCGGGTGGCGATAGCCAGGGCGTTGGTGCTGGAACCGGATATTCTCATAGCCGATGAAGCTGTCTCTGCGCTGGATAAATCGGTTCAGGCGCAAGTGCTGAATTTGTTTCAGGATTTGAAGAAGGAATTCTCATTGTCCCTTTTGTTTATATCTCACGATCTGAACGTAGTTGAATATATGAGCAACGATGTGATGGTGATGTACTTGGGGACAGTGGTTGAAAAAGGTCCGGCAGACCGGCTCTATTCGAAACCCTATCACCCCTACACGCAGGCTTTAATGAATTCCGCTCCATCCATGGAGGTCGGAATCAATACACTGAATAAACATACTCCGATAAAGGGGGAATTGCCAAGTCCTTTAAATCCTCCGTCAGGATGCCGCTTTCGGACGCGCTGCAATTTTGCCGAGGAGCGCTGCGCGCTGGCGGTGCCCCAAACGATTGAGGTGGGGCCGGATCATCATGTAGCTTGCTTTCTATATGAGACAGGAAATGAAGCAAGAGTAGTTTCATAA
- a CDS encoding ABC transporter permease, with protein MINQNVGAVTEKAVLFKKRKEDSQILLLWDAFYRNRIAFISLIVLLLIIVSSVFASFIAPYDPLAGKVTERLLPLGTQGHILGTDEQGRDIWTRILYGGRLSLFAGLMPVLIAASIGGFLGVTAGYFGGWLNTVIMRTLDIFYSFPAVLLAIGISSALGQGIGNIIIAISIVFIPPVARIAESAVKGVKAEEFIEAAKSSGARSFSIIRYHIIMNIFSKVFVYSTTQISISLVLASGLSFLGLGVSPPAAEWGIMLNNLKQQIFINPIVTIIPGAFIFASALTINLVADGLRDALESKR; from the coding sequence ATGATTAACCAAAATGTGGGTGCGGTAACGGAAAAAGCTGTTTTATTTAAAAAGCGAAAAGAAGATTCTCAGATACTTTTGTTGTGGGACGCCTTTTACCGAAACAGGATAGCGTTTATCTCGCTGATTGTATTGCTTCTCATTATCGTATCCAGTGTTTTTGCGTCGTTCATTGCCCCGTATGACCCGCTGGCAGGGAAGGTTACGGAAAGATTGCTCCCCCTCGGTACACAAGGGCACATTCTGGGAACGGACGAACAAGGGCGCGATATATGGACACGGATATTATACGGCGGACGACTGAGTCTGTTTGCCGGGCTGATGCCTGTGTTGATTGCCGCAAGTATCGGTGGATTTTTAGGAGTAACCGCAGGTTACTTTGGAGGTTGGCTTAACACAGTTATCATGCGGACGCTCGATATTTTTTACTCCTTCCCGGCCGTGCTGCTGGCCATAGGCATATCCTCCGCGCTGGGCCAGGGCATAGGCAATATCATCATCGCGATATCGATTGTTTTTATACCGCCGGTCGCGCGGATTGCCGAGTCCGCTGTCAAGGGGGTGAAAGCGGAGGAATTTATTGAAGCGGCAAAATCAAGCGGAGCGCGATCGTTTTCGATTATACGCTACCATATCATTATGAATATTTTCAGTAAGGTGTTTGTTTACAGCACAACCCAGATCAGCATCAGCCTAGTGCTCGCTTCCGGTTTAAGCTTTTTGGGATTGGGCGTCTCGCCGCCGGCTGCCGAGTGGGGGATTATGCTGAACAACCTAAAGCAGCAAATTTTTATCAATCCCATTGTCACGATTATTCCTGGTGCCTTTATATTCGCGAGTGCATTGACTATTAATTTGGTGGCGGACGGACTGAGAGACGCTTTGGAATCGAAGCGGTGA
- a CDS encoding ABC transporter permease: MLHFLLKRLTLMIPTLLGVTVVVFLMLQIVPGDPVNTILPPDASQADRQKITEELGLNKPLYIQYFSWLFHILQGDLGRSIIKRIAVNQLMFEGLWNTFILALAAGVLAFSLSIVVGVYSAYNPKSWTASMANMIGLTGVAIPNFWVALILIGIFSVLLGWLPPSGMKNIGGGGIGDLLTHLILPAVAAGMTTLGVMTRMIRSTVYDLLHQDFVTTLKAKGAKSSTILLHVLKNGTPTILTVAGLQFGYLLGGSVLVETVFSWPGVGQLIYQAISQRDFPVIQAGVLIIAVMFVCLNVIVDLVHGLIDPRIRHT; encoded by the coding sequence ATGCTACACTTTTTGCTGAAACGATTGACCTTGATGATTCCTACACTGCTGGGTGTAACGGTTGTCGTCTTTCTCATGCTGCAGATCGTCCCGGGTGATCCCGTCAACACTATTCTTCCCCCGGATGCTTCGCAAGCGGACCGGCAGAAAATCACCGAAGAATTAGGGCTTAATAAGCCCCTTTACATCCAGTATTTCAGTTGGCTGTTTCATATCCTTCAGGGTGACTTGGGACGTTCGATTATTAAACGGATTGCAGTGAATCAATTGATGTTCGAAGGGTTGTGGAACACCTTCATCTTGGCGCTGGCAGCCGGGGTATTGGCATTCAGCCTCAGCATCGTTGTCGGCGTTTACAGTGCCTATAATCCAAAATCGTGGACGGCTTCGATGGCCAATATGATCGGTTTGACAGGCGTTGCCATACCCAACTTTTGGGTGGCGCTCATTTTGATCGGTATTTTTTCGGTACTGCTGGGATGGCTCCCGCCCTCCGGCATGAAAAATATTGGTGGAGGAGGTATCGGGGATCTTCTTACGCATTTGATTTTGCCGGCTGTTGCCGCAGGCATGACGACACTTGGTGTGATGACCAGAATGATTCGAAGCACCGTATACGATCTTCTGCATCAAGATTTTGTCACTACGCTCAAGGCCAAAGGAGCCAAATCCTCGACCATTTTGCTTCATGTGCTGAAAAACGGGACACCGACCATATTGACCGTAGCGGGACTGCAGTTCGGGTATCTCTTGGGCGGATCGGTCTTGGTCGAAACCGTATTTTCCTGGCCGGGTGTCGGGCAGCTCATCTACCAAGCGATCAGCCAGAGAGACTTTCCGGTTATTCAAGCGGGGGTGTTGATCATCGCGGTGATGTTTGTATGCTTGAATGTGATTGTTGATTTAGTCCATGGCCTGATTGATCCAAGGATAAGGCATACGTAA
- a CDS encoding ABC transporter substrate-binding protein, translated as MKPKMPNGKVNRFIILFIVAVMIILTGCSGAKTAGKKSTLVIAMSAANIPVPDSVPTEGSEGWRFVGYQLYDTLVLWDLSQGNKPAEVKPGLAESWEISKEDPTLWTFHLRKNVTFHDGTPFNADAVMFTMDRLKKPDSPYYKAQLIAGIVSYLKNIDSYSKVDDYTVQIKTKGPYSFFPYDLTNIAVPSPEAVKKYGQDYFNHPIGTGPFKFVSLKQGQEMVMEKNTKYWGNIPKVDQVILRPVPDPSARLAALQSGQVNWAEIPPPESVSQLKSSGFQVLLNDYPHIWPLILNMKEGPWKDKRVRQAANYAIDREGLSKSLLNGVARPATQMLYPGHKWYNDKVAKYTYDPEKAKKLLAEAGYSNGFSTTFVVPTSGSGNMWPLPMNEFIQKNLKAVGIDVKIEALEWQTLLTQYRAGFPAGKNIGAYNVSLNPIMPSAYERYFATSSFIPNGSNAPEYSNPQFDELLKKAKQTFNASEMDAYLQEAEGIVADDAPWLFVVHDLNLRVLAPNVKGFIQPQSWFADLTTIHME; from the coding sequence ATGAAACCCAAGATGCCCAATGGCAAAGTCAATCGTTTTATAATTCTGTTCATTGTTGCTGTGATGATTATTTTAACCGGCTGCAGCGGCGCTAAAACTGCTGGTAAAAAGAGCACATTGGTCATCGCCATGTCCGCCGCCAATATACCGGTTCCCGATTCCGTTCCTACCGAAGGCTCTGAGGGTTGGAGATTTGTAGGGTATCAACTTTACGACACTTTGGTGCTGTGGGACCTGAGTCAGGGAAACAAACCTGCCGAGGTCAAACCGGGCTTGGCTGAATCATGGGAAATTTCCAAAGAGGACCCGACGTTATGGACCTTCCATTTGCGAAAAAACGTCACATTTCATGACGGAACCCCCTTTAATGCAGATGCGGTCATGTTTACTATGGATCGGCTTAAAAAACCGGATTCGCCCTATTACAAAGCGCAGCTGATTGCAGGTATCGTATCGTATCTTAAAAATATTGATTCCTACAGCAAAGTAGACGATTATACCGTGCAAATAAAGACCAAAGGACCATACAGCTTTTTTCCGTACGATTTGACCAATATAGCCGTGCCTAGTCCGGAGGCTGTGAAAAAATATGGCCAGGATTATTTCAACCATCCCATCGGCACTGGTCCTTTTAAATTTGTGAGCCTTAAACAAGGGCAAGAGATGGTGATGGAGAAAAACACCAAATATTGGGGCAATATTCCTAAAGTGGATCAGGTTATCCTTCGACCGGTTCCGGATCCGTCAGCCAGATTGGCGGCGCTGCAATCAGGCCAGGTAAATTGGGCGGAAATTCCTCCTCCGGAGTCCGTAAGCCAGTTAAAATCCTCCGGCTTTCAAGTTTTGTTAAATGATTACCCGCATATTTGGCCCTTAATATTGAATATGAAAGAAGGCCCTTGGAAAGATAAACGGGTTCGCCAAGCCGCCAACTATGCGATTGACCGTGAAGGCTTAAGCAAATCGTTATTAAACGGTGTGGCCAGGCCCGCCACTCAAATGCTTTATCCGGGTCATAAGTGGTACAACGATAAAGTCGCCAAGTACACTTACGACCCCGAAAAGGCGAAAAAATTGCTTGCCGAAGCCGGCTACTCCAATGGCTTTTCAACGACGTTTGTCGTTCCGACGAGCGGTTCGGGGAATATGTGGCCGCTGCCGATGAACGAGTTTATCCAGAAGAACTTAAAGGCTGTTGGTATTGATGTGAAGATTGAAGCTCTGGAGTGGCAAACCCTGCTTACTCAATACAGAGCGGGATTTCCTGCCGGAAAAAATATAGGGGCCTATAACGTCTCGCTGAATCCGATCATGCCTTCGGCGTATGAACGCTATTTCGCTACAAGCTCCTTTATACCGAACGGAAGCAATGCCCCGGAGTATTCCAATCCGCAGTTCGACGAATTATTGAAAAAAGCCAAACAAACGTTCAATGCTTCTGAAATGGACGCTTACTTGCAAGAGGCAGAAGGTATTGTAGCGGATGACGCTCCGTGGTTATTTGTTGTACATGATTTGAATTTACGGGTGCTTGCTCCGAACGTCAAAGGATTTATTCAGCCTCAGTCCTGGTTCGCCGACTTGACTACCATCCATATGGAATAA
- a CDS encoding ABC transporter ATP-binding protein encodes MAEVLRIENLVTEFSTKIGMVAAVRGVNLNVKKGKTLVVIGESGSGKSVMLRSILRIAPPDAKLSGSIRFQGVDILHSPQKDIQAIRGNRIAMIFQDSLSALDPLYRVGAQIEETIITHQKIGRNAAKAQVVELFQKVGIPSPKERTRVYPHEMSGGMRQRAVIAMALACKPDVLLADEPTTALDVTIQAQILNLFKNIQAEFGMSIVLVTHDIGVAAEMADDIAVMYAGKIVEYGKVEQILSEPAHPYTKGLMAATPRKGQRGRLVTIPGQPPLITKMPVGCAFAERCPDAQTSCSEGHPDLIQLKSDHQAACILLNEANASHNDQRRYAHH; translated from the coding sequence ATGGCTGAAGTATTGAGGATTGAGAATCTGGTAACAGAGTTTTCCACCAAAATAGGGATGGTTGCCGCCGTCCGGGGTGTGAATTTAAATGTGAAGAAAGGAAAAACGTTGGTAGTGATCGGCGAATCCGGCTCCGGGAAAAGTGTAATGCTTCGCTCCATATTACGGATCGCGCCTCCGGATGCCAAGCTTTCCGGTTCCATCCGGTTTCAGGGAGTGGATATTCTTCATAGTCCGCAAAAAGACATACAAGCCATACGGGGCAATCGGATCGCGATGATTTTTCAAGACTCATTATCTGCGCTGGATCCCCTGTATCGGGTGGGAGCTCAAATTGAAGAAACGATCATAACCCACCAAAAGATAGGGCGTAACGCAGCGAAGGCCCAGGTTGTCGAGCTCTTTCAAAAAGTCGGCATCCCCTCCCCGAAAGAACGGACCAGGGTTTACCCTCATGAGATGAGCGGGGGGATGAGGCAGCGTGCCGTTATTGCAATGGCGTTGGCTTGTAAACCCGATGTTTTGCTTGCCGATGAACCTACAACTGCATTAGATGTGACGATTCAGGCGCAAATATTAAATCTGTTTAAAAATATTCAAGCGGAATTTGGCATGTCAATTGTGCTGGTCACGCATGATATCGGGGTAGCGGCAGAAATGGCCGATGATATTGCCGTTATGTACGCGGGGAAAATTGTGGAATATGGGAAGGTGGAACAAATCCTGTCCGAACCGGCGCATCCGTATACCAAGGGGTTAATGGCAGCAACACCGCGAAAAGGCCAGAGGGGAAGACTGGTAACCATCCCGGGGCAGCCGCCGTTAATTACAAAAATGCCCGTCGGCTGCGCTTTTGCCGAGAGATGCCCTGATGCCCAAACTTCTTGTTCAGAGGGGCATCCCGATTTAATTCAATTAAAATCCGATCATCAGGCCGCCTGCATCTTATTGAATGAAGCCAACGCCAGCCACAACGATCAAAGGAGGTACGCCCATCATTAA